Genomic segment of Nothobranchius furzeri strain GRZ-AD chromosome 12, NfurGRZ-RIMD1, whole genome shotgun sequence:
ggttctaaacccaaggtgctttataacacaGCCAGTCATTCACTCACCCACCCGCGTGctcgcaaacacacacaaacacacacacacacacacacacactggtggcgaGGAGCACCAAGGTAATCTTatagctgctgagcacaggcaccaccagtcccacCCGCTGAAGGACACGACTGTAGCAGACGGGGCTCGAACCCGCAACCCTCCAGTTATTGGTCGGTTACTTAAATGTTGATCGATTTCGCAATATTTGAAGCAAAAGAGCAAGAGGTGAGGAAAGTGGCTCTTGGCTGTTGGTTGTGACAGTGCTTGGTGTCAGCCGGTCTGCTGCTGTGGAAGGTCTGGTTGCCCCTCATGGGACCTCGTCTGGGAGGAAACGACGGCCGGGTTGCTCCCACAAAACTTGCTAATTCCTCAAACAGCGTTTTCTGCATTGGACTCTTGGTTTGCGGTCATGGAGACTGGATGATCGAGTGTGAAGAAGAAATAGGTCCAGATTCTGGTTGAGGCCGTTGGAtggaagggtcaaaggtcaatgcTGTGCAGATCTTATTCTCCGCACTCATGGACCAAACTCAGTGGCCGTGATTACCTGGACAGGGCAGTCCCGACCTAAACCGGCTTAAACACGTGGGATCACCATACAGAGGAGGGGCGGGGCTGCTCTGGCGTTCGGACCAGGAAGCACCAAACAGGTCCTGTCCCGTATCTCCCTGGTGCTTGTGCTTCGGCACTGGTGGCCAGTGCAGCTCGGGGTTCAGTTTAAGATTCTGAGCCCTACTTCCGAAGCTTTTCCAGGTTTAGCTTCCATTTGCATCGCAGACATCCTGACTCTGTACACCCGACCCTGTCCTCTCAGATCAGCGGACCttggtctcctggtcatccctcccACCAAATAAAAGACTGTTGCTCCCTCCTTGTGGAGAGCGCTTCACGTGTCGCTGCGCTTGTCGCCCTGGTTGGAGGTCTTTATGAGAAGACTGAAACCCATTTATTGTCCTACGTCGTTGTTTAGCCTCCTTTTGGTGTATTTCTGGAGTCTTGGTGGTTTTAATGTTTTACTGTGGTTTTTCgaatgtattttgttttttatccttttatttattttttgtgaatTCTTTGCGGTGAGTATCAGTAAAGTTTGAGTTGAGAAAAAGCTGTTTGGAAGAGAAGAGCGTGTGACCCCATAATTTCCCtcctaaccccaaccctaacgCCCCGTCGGGGGAAAACCTTCCCCGCTCAGAAGCAACCCAACATAAATTATACATCGCAGAAATTTGTGATAAATCTTTACAGAAACGTTGGTAATTTCAACAGAAAACTACACATCTATATTTCTAAATGCTGACTAATTTCTTTGAGCCGTTTTTGCTTCTGCCTCATTCGTTCCCTCCTTTCGTCGTTTCTAACTGTTTAGTGCATCTTTTCTCGTAACCTCCTAATAAATCATCTCTGTGTGGTTTCATGCCATCGTTGCAGCTTAGGCTGTGCTTTAGTGGGGCTGGTCCATCAGACCAAGATGCCCAGGAGGACGGTGAGAAACGACGTACCTAGGTGTTTTAATAACTGGCTTGTGTCCTTTCTCGGCTCCTTGTCTATTAAGTGTTTTATGTAGGATTTTACCTAAAACGTCCAACGGTTTTATGCACTTTTGAATTATTTAcgcgtttttttttcttcctgcagAGGAGGAACGCCCAAAACCCAAGTATGTTCAGCCTCCATCGTCCCTTCCACAGCATCAGGGTCATTTCTCTAAACAAAACCTGCTTCTTCCATCAGACCTCTGGTGCCCCAAATCGCTCCTCCAAAGATTCCCGAGGGAGAAAGAGTGGATTTTGATGTAAGTAGAGACCGAGGTTGAATCTACAGCTGTTGTAACTAGTGGCCCGCCTGTGTTACAGAAATCCTGTGTTTGATCAGGACATCCACAGAAAGCGTATGGAGAAGGACCTGCTGGAGCTGCACACGCTGATAGACGTGCACTTTGAGCAAAGGAAGAGAGACGAGGAGGAACTAATCGGCCTCAAGGATCGAATTGTCAGTCGGCCTTATTGTTGCTTCCTATAAAGTCCCAAAAAGCTTTAGAATTAAAAAATGAGTCATCTTTGGGTTTTTGGTTCAACGCTTTCAGGAACGACGTCGAGCAGAGCGAGCGGAGATCCAGAGGGTTCGAGCAGAGAAGGAGAAGGACCGCCAGAACCGGATAGCGGTAACTGACCACTGCCTCTGTTGAACCTTAAACCGTTCACTATAAACCGGATCCACGCGCCTAGGGAGGTCTCTGGAAAACGTCAAACGTTTGGGTGAAACTGTGGTTTAAACATCGCCCCGCAGCAGCTGGCCACGGCTGCAGGTTCTGGATACGAGCGGGAAGCAAGCGACTCAGGTGGTCCAAAGAACAGGCAGGGGAACCACTGAAGACTAGATCCTTTATTGGGAGGAGCAAGGACAATGCGAAAAGTCCCAGTCTTCAAAGGCGGAAggggtaaaaacataaaacagtctaAAACATCCTGCATCGCCGGGGGCGGGACGACCCACGGAGCCGGGACCCGGTCCGCTCCACCTTGTCCTTTGGCTGTCAGGCACAAAGTCGATCTCCTGCAGCGACCCGTCTGTGCTGCTaccgtggctccagcgtcgtCCCTCGCCCGCTGGCTGCTGCGCGCACCGCCACTCTCTCCGCAGCCCCCtggcacagctccgctcctcGGACACGTCACGCCCTCGTCGGCCCAAGGCCTAACAAGACACAGAGGCACCAGCACCAAAACTGCGCCACTCACATGGGCTAGGAGAGGGCAACCCACAATCCTACACACTTGGCCGCATGTCCACATCCCGGGACATGGGATGTGGCCGGGCCAGGTGGCCGGGCGCTCGTGTCCTTGCCAGAGACGTCCCCGTCCAGGGTGCCTCTCTTGCTCTCAGTCAGGCCTCATGCGTGTCTCTCTGGTGTCTGCTGCCCTCCTGGACTCGTTCCTCAGTTCCTTTTATACCTCGTTCTGTGAGTCCATTGCACCTGTGGGCGTTCCACACCTGTTCCCATTAGTTCATGAGTGTCTCTGGGAGGTACCACGAAGGGAAAAAACATTCAAAACGACAATAATAACACACAAGTCATGCAACTTCAACTAAATCCAAAACTTTTCCACTTTGTGacataaacacatttaataatgaCATGAATGTCTCGGCCCCTCTGCTCCTCAAGTCAGGCGGGAAGATAAAAGTGTGTTTGGCGAAGGCTGCATCCGCCTTTTCCCCGTGGTTCCAGGCGACTTTCGTTTTCCTGGGTCCGTGTCTCAcggctcctaaccctaaccctaacctgtgcTAATCAGTTTGCCGGGTGAGCCCAATCAAAGGAAAGGCTAGGACGTCTTAAGTTATAAAGCAAAACCCACGTTTTCCCGTAATACGAAGGGGAAACGTCTCTGCTGCTGCTGAGCAACATGAAGCAGCCAACTGCCCTGGACCAGGCGTGAGCAGCGTGGACGTTTCCCAAAAGCTTGAGCCAGAACATCGTACTGATTTAGAGCCAGCACGCCTTCAGGAAGGTTTCTCGTTGCTTTGTTGAACTCATTCAGGAAGAATCTCCACAAAATCATCAAATACTCCCGTTCTGAGAGCTCTTTTACAGCGGAGGAGAGAACCCGTGTGTCGATTACTGATGAGGAGGAAGTAGGCGATGAACAGGGACTCTTGCCACGCGTTCATTTTTGATGAGAAGGGAGTGAGAACGTGCTGATTCATCTGGTCCTGCAGGAGGAGCGTCAtcgtaaagaagaagaagaagccaaGAAGAAGGCCGACGATGATGCCAAAAAGAAGAAAGTGTTGTCTGGCATGGGAGCTAACTTTGGAGGCTTCCTAGCTAAGGTCAGACGACTTCTGTGGTAAGCTGCATGATGATGATTGGGTGATGCGTGGGTCACGGTGTGCTACCGTTCCAGGCTGAGACTCGGAAGAGCAAACGCCTCACAGGAAGAGAGATCAAGAGGAAAACTCTGGCGGACAGACGGCAGCCTCTCGGTACCGACAGCATGAGGGAGGATGGTCTCAGGTGAGTCTTCCCACTGCGTTTCAGGCCTTCACAGGTGACGTGAGAATCTCTTTACTGATGAAGAACTGAACTGTTTCGTTACCCGGCTGCTTTAAGTCCAGTTGATGATTCCCGATCGG
This window contains:
- the tnnt1 gene encoding troponin T, slow skeletal muscle isoform X5, translating into MSDAEETYEEQSEDVEEEEEEEVEVEQEESEQEEERGEQQEYQEEERPKPKPLVPQIAPPKIPEGERVDFDDIHRKRMEKDLLELHTLIDVHFEQRKRDEEELIGLKDRIERRRAERAEIQRVRAEKEKDRQNRIAEERHRKEEEEAKKKADDDAKKKKVLSGMGANFGGFLAKAETRKSKRLTGREIKRKTLADRRQPLGTDSMREDGLRKRAQEMWNWIYQLESDKFDFMEQMKHQRYEITVLLNRIQHAQKFKKGHGKGKVGGRWK
- the tnnt1 gene encoding troponin T, slow skeletal muscle isoform X4; translation: MMQRHTSCPVLTRLGLCRDTLTVTKIAAMSDAEETYEEQSEDVEEEEEEEVEVEQEESEQEEERGEQQEYQEEERPKPKPLVPQIAPPKIPEGERVDFDDIHRKRMEKDLLELHTLIDVHFEQRKRDEEELIGLKDRIERRRAERAEIQRVRAEKEKDRQNRIAEERHRKEEEEAKKKADDDAKKKKVLSGMGANFGGFLAKAETRKSKRLTGREIKRKTLADRRQPLGTDSMREDGLRKRAQEMWNWIYQLESDKFDFMEQMKHQRYEITVLLNRIQHAQKFKKGHGKGKVGGRWK